A region from the Malus domestica chromosome 07, GDT2T_hap1 genome encodes:
- the LOC103422742 gene encoding uncharacterized protein isoform X2, which translates to MEELEKEYMNLRHQEQDILKNLKRHKDKDLLKGHSVKNQKALQDKALEFRFLLQKAFSSSNRQPQEPVRSLFCDSHDSVNAAFSDLVESSKRTLDSLAELQEALLEKNPSIVQATDSKSGRSKKVGCCLVDLRIAKMKPDFKLP; encoded by the exons ATGGAAGAACTCGAGAAAGAATACATGAATCTTCGTCATCAGGAGCA AGATATTTTAAAGAATCTAAAGCGTCATAAGGACAAAGATCTTCTTAAAGGTCACTCAGTGAAGAACCAAAAG GCTCTCCAGGACAAAGCTCTTGAGTTCAGATTCTTGCTTCAGAAAGCATTCTCAAGTTCAAATAGACAACCACag GAGCCAGTTAGGTCTTTATTTTGTGATTCACATGACAGCGTCAATGCAGCATTTTCTGATCTAGTTGAGTCATCAAAGAGAACTTTGGATTCTCTAGCGGAACTTCAAGAG GCTTTACTTGAGAAGAACCCGTCCATCGTTCAAGCAACAGATA GTAAATCTGGACGATCTAAGAAGGTTGGGTGTTGTCTTGTTGATCTGAGGATAGCCAAGATGAAGCCAGATTTCAAATTGCCCTAG
- the LOC139197681 gene encoding uncharacterized protein, translating to MSNLNKLDFSTLEVSGRNYLKWVQYVKLHLTAKGIRATIKTPIADKPVDKAQKATAMIFIRRHIHDALQTEYLIEEDPHTLWLALADRFDHQKDIYLPEAKHNWQHLHFHDFKSVNEYNSEVCRIHSLLKFCKVELTKSDLLKKTYLIFHATNIVMQQQYRAQKFTKFSDLISVLLLIEKKNQVLMKNHQSQPTGLNATPEAHATYSSSHKQQKNHHGRGNRWQAPP from the coding sequence atgtcgaacttgaacaaactCGATTTCTCCACTCtagaagtctctggaagaaactatctgaagtgggttcaaTACGTAAAGCTCCATCTCACTGCAAAGGGCATTAGAGCCACCATCAAGACACCTATTGCCGACAAACCCGTTGACAAAGCTCAGAAGGCTACTGCAATGATTttcattcgaagacacatccatgatgcattGCAGACTGAGTATCTCATTGAGGAGGACCCACACACCCTCTGGCTTGCTCTGGCCgaccgtttcgatcaccagaaagacatatacttgcctgaagcaaaacACAACTGGCAGCATCTTCACTTCCacgactttaagtctgtgaatgaatacaactctgaagtttgtagaatccatTCTTTGTTAAAATTTTGCAAAGTGGAACTAACTAAATCAGATCTCCTGAAGAAGACCTATTTGATCTTCCATGCCACTAATATTGtcatgcagcaacaatatagggcacaaaaattcaccaagttttcggatttgatctctgttttacttctcatTGAAAAGAAGAACCaggttttgatgaaaaatcatcaatcgCAACCCACTGGCTTAAACGCCACGCCTGAAGCGCATGCAACTTATTCTAGCAGTCATAAGCAACAAAAGAATCATCATGGCCGTGGCAATAGGTGGCAAGCCCCACCATAG
- the LOC103422742 gene encoding uncharacterized protein isoform X1: protein MEELEKEYMNLRHQEQDILKNLKRHKDKDLLKGHSVKNQKALQDKALEFRFLLQKAFSSSNRQPQEPVRSLFCDSHDSVNAAFSDLVESSKRTLDSLAELQEALLEKNPSIVQATDSKSGRSKKSQLSKNNDNDGYDDWSQISQLPSGSYFQEQIYRQMAEEDRGDHRCCCY, encoded by the exons ATGGAAGAACTCGAGAAAGAATACATGAATCTTCGTCATCAGGAGCA AGATATTTTAAAGAATCTAAAGCGTCATAAGGACAAAGATCTTCTTAAAGGTCACTCAGTGAAGAACCAAAAG GCTCTCCAGGACAAAGCTCTTGAGTTCAGATTCTTGCTTCAGAAAGCATTCTCAAGTTCAAATAGACAACCACag GAGCCAGTTAGGTCTTTATTTTGTGATTCACATGACAGCGTCAATGCAGCATTTTCTGATCTAGTTGAGTCATCAAAGAGAACTTTGGATTCTCTAGCGGAACTTCAAGAG GCTTTACTTGAGAAGAACCCGTCCATCGTTCAAGCAACAGATA GTAAATCTGGACGATCTAAGAAGTCACAGTTATCTAAGAACAATGACAACGATGGTTATGACGATTGGTCACAGATTTCTCAGTTGCCGTCGGG TAGCTACTTTCAGGAACAAATTTATAGACAAATGGCAGAGGAAGACAGAGGTGACCACAGGTGTTGCTGCTATTAA